A stretch of Aristophania vespae DNA encodes these proteins:
- a CDS encoding MBL fold metallo-hydrolase, producing the protein MVVDPGGESSKILEKLEGFDVQAILITHGHLDHAGGAAALKQALKPNKRKMYLYGVPEKKTPFFSLL; encoded by the coding sequence GTGGTCGTTGACCCTGGTGGAGAAAGCTCCAAAATTTTAGAAAAGTTGGAAGGTTTTGACGTTCAGGCGATTTTAATCACTCACGGTCATCTGGATCATGCAGGAGGAGCAGCGGCTCTTAAGCAAGCGCTTAAGCCAAACAAAAGAAAAATGTACCTGTATGGGGTCCCGGAAAAGAAGACGCCTTTCTTCTCGCTTCTATAG
- a CDS encoding NAD-dependent epimerase/dehydratase family protein produces the protein MGPTRYGLFQICKSNIGQKPITLWRAKSSRDFTFISDVVAGVLSLLDRKTRSFVPDAVNIGSESPNQF, from the coding sequence ATGGGGCCGACCAGATATGGCCTATTTCAAATTTGCAAAAGCAATATCGGACAAAAACCAATTACATTATGGAGGGCCAAATCTTCCCGCGACTTTACTTTTATAAGTGATGTGGTCGCGGGTGTGTTGTCCCTTTTAGATAGAAAAACACGCTCGTTCGTTCCCGATGCAGTCAATATTGGCTCGGAAAGCCCGAATCAGTTCTAA
- a CDS encoding GDP-mannose 4,6-dehydratase, translating into MAFFITGVSGFIGFHLATALLARGEEVIGIDIHTHLLSYQKRD; encoded by the coding sequence ATGGCTTTTTTCATTACAGGGGTTAGTGGCTTCATAGGGTTTCACCTGGCTACAGCTTTGCTTGCACGAGGTGAGGAGGTAATCGGTATAGATATCCACACTCATCTCCTTTCTTATCAAAAGAGAGACTGA
- a CDS encoding 23S rRNA (pseudouridine(1915)-N(3))-methyltransferase RlmH: protein MKLIAVGRLKDGAERDLLTRYQKRLRPKLDLVEVPQAKGAALEQKRREADSLLAACPDNAFIVALDEGGRNLSSTEFAANLQNWTVSGKEICFLIGGAEGLDSAVTHRADLLISFGSMTWPHMLVRVLLAEQIFRAQCINNGHPYHRAGRPD, encoded by the coding sequence ATGAAATTAATTGCTGTTGGTCGCCTTAAAGATGGGGCTGAGCGTGATTTACTAACGCGTTATCAAAAACGTTTGCGCCCCAAATTGGATCTCGTCGAGGTTCCTCAGGCAAAAGGCGCGGCTCTAGAACAAAAGCGCCGCGAAGCCGATTCCCTCCTGGCAGCCTGTCCAGACAACGCTTTTATTGTCGCATTAGATGAAGGTGGCAGAAATCTTTCCAGCACAGAGTTCGCGGCTAATTTGCAAAATTGGACAGTGTCAGGAAAAGAAATTTGTTTTCTTATCGGTGGTGCTGAAGGCCTGGACTCAGCGGTGACACATCGTGCTGATCTTTTAATATCATTTGGTAGTATGACATGGCCACATATGCTGGTTCGTGTTTTACTGGCCGAACAGATTTTTAGAGCTCAATGTATAAATAATGGACACCCTTACCATAGGGCAGGGCGTCCAGATTAA
- a CDS encoding DUF192 domain-containing protein yields the protein MFRQSIAANHGMLFLWITSKSDMWMKNTLVSLDILFIDSQHRIHALKKEPFHLVKLL from the coding sequence ATGTTCCGTCAAAGTATCGCCGCAAATCACGGAATGCTATTTTTGTGGATCACCTCAAAGAGCGATATGTGGATGAAAAATACACTCGTATCTTTGGATATTCTTTTTATCGACTCGCAACATCGCATTCATGCTCTCAAGAAAGAACCATTCCATTTAGTGAAGCTGTTATAA
- a CDS encoding CHAP domain-containing protein — translation MMHQRGKSLFFSFLVLSTLVSWSSAQAVTKSRSHSHSTRTHHVTRHITHHVRHTRRTRHRRVIQCVAFVQQSTSFKIHGNARDWWNRAKGLYARGNLPEEGAVLSFRGTRHMPLGHVAVVRSIINSRTIYIDQSHWGTNGISRNVRVVDVSANNDWSAVRVALRSNGNRLGSIYPTHGFIYARPEKAPSVVKHSTLIAANENFSNETASLPDSNTSVFETDAPNRGLR, via the coding sequence ATGATGCATCAACGTGGAAAGAGTTTGTTTTTTTCTTTTTTAGTACTTTCTACGCTTGTATCATGGTCTTCCGCTCAGGCAGTAACAAAGTCCCGCTCTCATTCCCACTCTACACGTACCCACCACGTAACACGTCACATAACACACCATGTGCGCCATACACGCCGCACTAGACATAGAAGAGTCATTCAGTGTGTAGCTTTTGTGCAGCAAAGTACTTCTTTTAAGATTCATGGTAATGCTCGTGATTGGTGGAACCGTGCAAAAGGTCTTTATGCTCGCGGCAATCTTCCTGAAGAAGGAGCTGTCCTTAGCTTCCGCGGTACGCGCCACATGCCATTAGGTCATGTTGCTGTTGTTCGTTCTATAATTAACAGCCGCACGATTTATATTGATCAATCTCATTGGGGAACTAACGGCATTAGCCGCAATGTTCGGGTTGTTGATGTTTCTGCTAATAATGACTGGAGTGCGGTCCGCGTTGCCCTGCGCAGCAACGGTAACCGTCTAGGAAGTATCTACCCTACACACGGCTTTATTTATGCGCGCCCAGAAAAAGCGCCATCCGTTGTTAAACATTCTACCCTCATCGCGGCGAATGAGAATTTCAGCAATGAAACAGCCTCTTTGCCTGACAGTAATACATCTGTTTTTGAGACAGACGCTCCTAATCGTGGTTTGCGGTAA